One genomic region from Colletes latitarsis isolate SP2378_abdomen chromosome 10, iyColLati1, whole genome shotgun sequence encodes:
- the LOC143346018 gene encoding uncharacterized protein LOC143346018 codes for MRHFGHRYVCLAFLLATASARSAETNPTANSIDDQSARSSSNNVLGDLKQVYQIYKECSDEELSPCLKVRLLSAVDRMYRSSQLNVADGVTFVRDEQIVTEEEPVKSLQDIEASLPRALDDKEDALNTMIFDKVVKFFQSHTLKLKLPNVEEFQRSLVEEGRKKKKNMGLLAIPLLIGGTLVPLALGALALLAGKALIVSKLALVLASIIGLKKLVSGSGDHGHEVVQVASGGHGSSGWARSSHDLAYSAYKPSSEESTMVKYAILVAALVASVFAAPAIQDPPGQPSILEEAMSVYASCSGEESLAVCLKLKALHFVDRAARSADIDVVDGFRIVQTEEAKNSRADNARSLNDIESTLPTEVEAKETAINDAILDRTAKFLSTHTVELSLPEEVSRSLDEARGKKKKIVKSLLPILLLLKLKAAALIPIALGALALLALKALVIGKIALVVSAIIALQKLFANKHQSYEVVAHPVHSYGHEEHHDHHGWARSAGSDLAYKAYKPSE; via the exons ATGAGACACTTTGGCCACCGTTACGTGTGCCTGGCCTTCCTGCTGGCGACGGCCTCGGCAAGGTCAGCCGAGACCAACCCGACTGCGAACTCCATCGACGATCAGAGCGCGAGGTCGAGCAGCAACAACGTCCTGGGCGACCTGAAGCAGGTGTACCAGATCTACAAAGAGTGCTCGGACGAGGAACTGAGCCCATGCCTGAAAGTGAGGCTCCTGTCCGCGGTGGACAGGATGTACAGGAGCAGCCAATTGAACGTGGCCGACGGGGTCACCTTCGTTCGCGACGAACAGATCGTTACCGAGGAGGAGCCCGTCAAGTCCCTGCAGGATATCGAGGCTAGCCTGCCCAGGGCCCTGGACGACAAGGAGGACGCCCTGAACACCATGATCTTCGACAAGGTTGTCAAGTTCTTCCAGAGCCACACGCTGAAGCTGAAGCTGCCCAACGTCGAGGAATTCCAACGCAGCCTCGTCGAAGAAG GTcgcaagaagaagaagaacatgGGCCTGTTGGCGATTCCCCTGTTGATCGGTGGAACCCTGGTGCCCTTGGCGTTGGGCGCCCTGGCCCTGCTGGCGGGCAAGGCACTGATCGTAAGCAAGCTGGCGCTGGTGTTGGCGTCGATCATCGGTCTGAAGAAGCTGGTGTCGGGCAGCGGCGACCATGGCCACGAGGTCGTACAGGTCGCCAGCGGCGGTCACGGATCGAGCGGATGGGCGAGATCGAGCCACGACCTCGCTTACTCCGCCTACAAGCCGTC ATCAGAAGAGAGCACGATGGTCAAGTACGCGATACTCGTTGCGGCCCTGGTCGCGTCCGTTTTCGCCGCCCCCGCGATCCAGGATCCACCTGGTCAGCCGTCGATCCTTGAAGAGGCGATGAGCGTGTACGCTTCGTGCTCGGGCGAGGAGAGCCTGGCTGTGTGCTTGAAGCTAAAGGCGCTCCACTTCGTGGACAGGGCGGCCAGGTCGGCGGACATCGACGTCGTCGACGGGTTCAGGATCGTGCAAACCGAGGAGGCCAAGAACAG CCGCGCTGACAACGCGAGGTCATTAAACGACATCGAAAGTACCCTGCCAACCGAGGTCGAGGCCAAGGAGACGGCTATCAACGACGCCATCCTCGACAGGACGGCCAAGTTCCTTTCAACTCATACCGTAGAACTGAGTCTTCCGGAAGAAGTCTCTCGATCGCTCGATGAAG CCCgtggaaagaagaagaagatcgTGAAATCCCTTCTGCCAATCCTGCTGCTGCTGAAACTGAAGGCTGCAGCGCTGATCCCCATCGCCCTCGGTGCCCTGGCCCTCCTGGCCCTGAAAGCGCTCGTGATCGGCAAGATCGCGTTGGTGGTCAGTGCTATCATCGCCCTGCAGAAGCTGTTCGCCAACAAGCACCAGAGCTACGAGGTGGTAGCCCACCCAGTTCATTCCTACGGTCACGAAGAACACCACGACCATCATGGTTGGGCGAGGTCGGCCGGTTCGGACCTCGCGTATAAGGCGTACAAGCCGTCAGAATAG